A single window of Gossypium hirsutum isolate 1008001.06 chromosome A10, Gossypium_hirsutum_v2.1, whole genome shotgun sequence DNA harbors:
- the LOC107931777 gene encoding probable LRR receptor-like serine/threonine-protein kinase At3g47570 produces MEVGNSFFIVCIELIILVSCFNLQGLNLLGLAHAATAVGGNDTDLQALLQFKAMITGDQLKVMNSWNSSIHFCQWHGVTCGRNNRRVIMLELQFLKLSGSLSPFIGNLSFLKELNLASNNFHNQIPQEIGRLRRLETLQLSNNSITGEIPSNLSSCSKLTFVSMRGNQLTGEIPASLGLLSNMKTLSFAINRLRGSIPPSFGNLSSSEALILRTNALSGVIPEDIGRLTNLSFFSVEENAISGIIPVGMFNLSNIRSFDIGGNNIEGTLPSNLAITMPYIDFFSVWGNQLSGKIPISISNASNLNMLQLDRNRLSGNVPSLENLDKLSILLLGTNHLGNGREGDLNFLCSLVNNTKLDSLDIRTNNFGGVLPECISNFSTSLQFLEIENNKILGRIPDGIGNLINLGVLQVSQNQLSGPIPLKIGRIQKLNTFDARNNFLTGTIPYSIGNLTGLTVLALGVNNLQGNIPSSLGNCQNLLVLGLSYNNLSGSIPAQVLGLSSLSILLNLSSNYLTGELSVEVEKLTNLGDLDFSKNKLSGLIPKSLGSCVRLERLFLGGNLFEGTIPSSLSSLRGLVELDVSENNLSGGVPEFLVSFRALKYLNLSFNNFEGVIPSGGVFKNASAVFVEGNNKLCGGIPELHLSRCNSKKSSKTSLRFKIVIVVVVVIIGVTLVLSIVLIIWFRKRKVQQPISTFAENSILWLSYQSILKATNEFSMRNLVGSGSFGSVYKGILEESGVVIAVKVLNPLDHRSSRSFLAECETLKNIRHRNLVKVLTAISGVDYQGNDFKALVYEFMVNGSLEDWLHSSTGISELETMRKLNFFQRVSVAIDVAHALEYLHHHCETSIIHCDLKPSNILLDEEMVGHISDFGLARIISADELNYPTKVSSSLGLRGTIGYAPPEYGMGSELSTKGDVYSYGILLLEMFTGKSPIDERFREGLSLHNFVKAALPERIVEITDPILVQERVRRGTPNVNNFRNDRYLQCLNSLFGIGLTCSAESPNERIDMSDVVTKLCSIKDKLHPTRVPREDLISLKPQGCEKIILHEQWLLERLIANCHARKKSNGQWVRGGNPTHIPEAIAVLPNGPGFGAIEEDVVHRLRKLAKGASSRFPRDYTTLC; encoded by the exons ATGGAAGTGGGCAATTCTTTTTTTATTGTTTGCATCGAACTTATAATTCTTGTCTCATGCTTCAACTTGCAGGGTCTTAACTTGCTTGGTTTAGCACATGCAGCAACTGCAGTCGGAGGAAATGACACTGATCTACAAGCTTTGCTCCAGTTTAAAGCCATGATAACCGGTGACCAACTCAAGGTTATGAACTCCTGGAATAGTTCAATTCACTTCTGCCAGTGGCATGGCGTTACATGTGGTCGCAACAATCGGAGAGTCATTATGTTGGAATTGCAATTCCTCAAACTCTCGGGATCTTTATCTCCATTCATTGGAAATTTGAGCTTTCTCAAGGAGTTGAACCTTGCAAGTAACAACTTCCACAACCAGATTCCTCAAGAAATTGGTCGCTTAAGAAGATTGGAAACATTACAACTGTCCAATAATTCCATCACGGGTGAAATTCCTTCCAATTTATCCAGCTGTTCTAAGCTTACATTTGTCAGTATGAGAGGCAACCAACTAACAGGAGAAATACCTGCTTCACTGGGTCTCTTGTCAAACATGAAAACCTTGAGTTTTGCCATCAACAGATTGAGAGGGAGTATACCACCTTCGTTTGGGAACTTGTCATCTTCAGAGGCACTTATTTTGAGGACTAATGCATTGAGTGGGGTTATACCTGAAGATATTGGACGACTGACAAATCTTTCATTTTTCTCGGTAGAAGAAAATGCAATTTCTGGTATTATTCCGGTCGGAATGTTCAATCTCTCCAACATTAGAAGCTTTGATATTGGTGGGAACAATATTGAAGGTACTCTTCCTTCTAATTTAGCAATCACTATGCCATATATTGACTTCTTTTCAGTATGGGGAAACCAACTCTCTGGAAAAATCCCGATTTCTATATCCAATGCCTCGAACCTGAACATGCTCCAGCTTGATAGGAATAGACTTAGCGGAAATGTTCCTTCCTTAGAAAATCTGGATAAACTATCTATACTTCTTCTAGGCACGAACCATTTGGGAAATGGAAGAGAAGGTGATTTGAACTTTCTCTGTAGTTTAGTCAATAATACCAAACTAGATAGTCTAGATATACGAACAAATAATTTTGGAGGGGTACTTCCCGAATGCATTAGCAATTTCTCTACCAGCCTTCAAtttttagaaatagaaaataacaaaatattggGGAGAATCCCTGATGGGATTGGAAATCTCATCAATTTGGGGGTGCTGCAGGTATCACAAAATCAACTATCAGGTCCCATTCCTCTAAAAATCGGGAGGATTCAGAAGCTAAATACATTTGACGCTCGTAATAATTTTCTCACTGGGACTATTCCCTATTCTATTGGAAATTTAACAGGGTTAACAGTACTTGCTTTAGGAGTTAACAATCTTCAGGGAAACATTCCTTCAAGTCTTGGTAACTGCCAAAATTTGCTTGTATTGGGTCTTTCTTACAACAATCTTAGTGGATCAATACCGGCTCAAGTACTTGGACTTTCATCCTTGTCCATTTTACTAAACTTATCATCAAACTATTTGACTGGAGAGCTTTCCGTAGAAGTTGAAAAATTAACAAATCTAGGAGATTtggatttttcaaaaaataagttATCCGGTTTGATACCAAAGAGCCTTGGTAGCTGTGTGAGACTAGAGAGGTTGTTCCTTGGTGGTAATTTGTTTGAAGGAACCATTCCTTCATCTTTGAGTTCATTGAGAGGTCTTGTAGAGTTGGACGTATCTGAAAATAATCTTTCAGGTGGGGTTCCAGAATTTCTTGTGAGTTTTAGAGCCTTGAAGTATTTAAATCTCTCTTTCAATAATTTTGAAGGAGTGATACCAAGTGGAGGTGTCTTTAAGAATGCAAGTGCTGTATTTGTTGAGGGAAACAATAAGCTATGTGGAGGCATCCCTGAGTTACATTTGTCAAGATGTAACTCGAAAAAATCATCAAAGACTTCTCTTAGATTCAAAATTgtaattgttgttgttgttgttataatAGGAGTGACTTTGGTATTGTCTATTGTTCTCATCATTTGGTTCAGAAAGAGGAAAGTGCAGCAACCGATATCAACTTTTGCAGAAAATTCTATTTTATGGTTATCATACCAAAGCATCCTAAAGGCTACTAACGAATTCTCAATGCGGAATTTGGTTGGTTCGGGGAGTTTCGGTTCTGTATACAAAGGAATTCTTGAAGAGAGTGGAGTAGTTATTGCAGTAAAGGTTCTTAATCCTTTGGACCATAGATCATCTAGGAGTTTCTTGGCTGAATGTGAGACCTTGAAGAACATTCGACATCGGAATCTTGTCAAGGTATTAACAGCAATTTCAGGTGTTGATTATCAAGGCAATGATTTTAAAGCCTTAGTTTATGAGTTCATGGTAAATGGAAGCTTGGAGGACTGGCTGCATTCTTCAACAGGTATCAGTGAATTGGAGACGATGAGAAAGCTAAACTTCTTCCAAAGAGTAAGCGTGGCAATAGATGTTGCTCATGCACTTGAATATCTGCACCATCATTGTGAAACGTCGATCATTCATTGTGACCTCAAGCCAAGCAATATTCTACTTGATGAGGAAATGGTTGGCCATATAAGTGACTTTGGCTTAGCGAGAATCATTTCTGCAGACGAACTTAACTATCCTACTAAGGTGTCAAGCTCGCTTGGATTAAGAGGAACTATTGGTTATGCTCCTCCAG AATATGGCATGGGAAGCGAGTTGTCAACAAAAGGTGATGTTTATAGCTATGGCATCCTACTGCTTGAGATGTTTACAGGAAAAAGTCCAATCGATGAAAGGTTCAGAGAAGGTTTAAGTCTCCACAACTTTGTTAAAGCAGCATTGCCTGAACGAATAGTTGAGATTACAGATCCTATTCTTGTTCAAGAAAGAGTGAGACGAGGAACTCCCAATGTAAACAACTTTAGAAATGATAGGTATCTTCAGTGCTTGAATTCACTATTCGGAATAGGACTCACTTGTTCTGCTGAATCACCCAATGAACGGATTGACATGAGTGATGTTGTTACCAAGCTTTGTTCTATTAAAGACAAACTCCATCCGACTAGAGTACCCCGTGAG GATCTCATTTCACTGAAGCCACAAGGTTGTGAAAAAATCATCCTCCACGAGCAATGGCTGCTCGAACGATTGATAGCAAACTGCCATGCAAGAAAGAAATCCAATGGCCAATGGGTTCGAGGGGGAAACCCAACACACATCCCAGAGGCTATAGCAGTGTTGCCAAATGGCCCAGGATTCGGCGCAATTGAAGAAGATGTGGTCCATCGTCTCAGGAAACTGGCAAAAGGGGCAAGCAGCCGTTTCCCAAGAGATTACACCACACTTTGCTAA